The region CGAACCCGTACGAGAAGCGCTGACGGCCGCCCGACACGGACCTGAACGCGGCGGCGGTGAAAGGATTGCCCCGGTGCCGGACAGGGCAGGGCGTGGAATCCATGACGGAGAAGAGGGCCGCCCGGGATCAGCGGGCCCGTTTCGAGGCGCTGGCGCGGGTCGTGGCGGAGCCGTTGCACCGCTATCTGCTGCGGCGTGCGGAACCCGACCAGGTCGACGACGTCCTCGCGGAGACGCTGCTGGTGCTGTGGCGCCGTATCGAGGACGTGCCCGGGCTGGACACGGCGCCCGTCCCCGCCCCGGACCCCGACGCCGTACTGCCCTGGTGCTACGGCGTGGCCCGCGGCTGCCTGGCCAACGCCCGCCGCGCGGACCGACGTAGACGCTCACTCCTGGAACGCCTGACGTGGACGGCGAACACGGCGGCCGGGGTAGCGGAGCCGGCGGACGCCGACCACACCGCCCTGCACACGGCGCTCGCCCAACTCCGCGCGCTGGACCGGGAGATCGTCCAGTTGTGGGCGTACGAGGAACTGACACCGAGCCGGATCGCCGAGGTGACCGGCCTGACCGCGAACGAGGAAAA is a window of Streptomyces sp. B21-083 DNA encoding:
- a CDS encoding RNA polymerase sigma factor, yielding MTEKRAARDQRARFEALARVVAEPLHRYLLRRAEPDQVDDVLAETLLVLWRRIEDVPGLDTAPVPAPDPDAVLPWCYGVARGCLANARRADRRRRSLLERLTWTANTAAGVAEPADADHTALHTALAQLRALDREIVQLWAYEELTPSRIAEVTGLTANEENSEATIFDAGTHQAFGAPAK